A window of Mytilus edulis chromosome 10, xbMytEdul2.2, whole genome shotgun sequence contains these coding sequences:
- the LOC139493015 gene encoding uncharacterized protein, giving the protein MDTAETVDNSKQREHTMTEKGLELFHTTMDKHIKTLKRVSSKIDEHCFKITSGQMDHDTLELLKLSLEKYIKKSDDYISFLTHTKTAEATSELEEHTKFREDFVYKMEGLIRSSIAETTGFQPKSTLKEPSVKSHKKTSKKSLSKASLRSSNSSVLRQKAKITAETARKKLEFAQEESDLLTQKAEYEATCIIEKAKLAAKEKGLSARKEAAVAMAELNAIEEDETESESSDNGSEIVKIQLTKRYVEDQNKILSKENDKEKYISKPSQLDPSVPSFKPSNLLTTKETGQVIKHVKQEDVNNNFAMFLMKKDLLSSRIHKFDDCPENYVSWKDTFKCVVHEIGATATEELDLLLQYTGVNSRKQVISIKVANAGYPTSALERAWNRLDSGYGSPEKVETALKMKLSSMPKITYKDKNKLYELSDVLAEIQAVKEKPQYSALLSFYDTSMGVNPTISKLPAGLQSKWRDRAASYKRKHCVIFPPFTFFCDFVLEMAEVMNDPSFDFEFSGMSHEPRTNYRNVSVAKTEIDNNTNTFKCIIHNANHSLDDCRVFRHKTQDERKSLLKQHGICFRCCVSKHLRKDCHENVKCSECKGTSHTTAMHVFKIESQDGIKSKPEASVSKYGEENSPKEEVNSKCTEVCKGGVDKSCAKIVLLDILHAQKPNSRMRIYAIIDEQSNSSLVHGDILDYFDIEAESRQYSLSSCSGTVMMNGRRASGFVVQSLDGQTLELPTLIECDMIPNNRNEIPTCDVAANYQHLASIAQFIPPLDSEAKILLLIGRDLMQAHHVLDQKIGKPYQPYAQRLKLGWIIVGESCLDGAHIPKDASVLKTFIDVNGKSSVLEPCSRKFNVSDCEQDTHLFKTTKDDDKPSLSIEDRSFLELMDTEMKRDNSHNWIAPLPFKPYRKQLPNNCTQALHRARSFDATLRKNPVKRQHVNEFMTALFENGHVERAPVLEPNSECWYLPLFGIYNPQKKDRIGIVFDSSAKFQGLSLNDVLMTGPNLTNNLLGVLIMLIRFRTEKVAVIADLQQMFYSFYASSNHRDYSRFVFHLTKELVNFIMKVHHVFCNSPSPAVATCGLQKTADITGEMSGMDVKKYIYRNFYVDDALSSHSTSEEAFSLFKRAQSALPCLLEEGNLRLHKICSNSSKVLSAFEKDYLAKNLFEKQLKGIQHLANQFWHRWKSKFQPDRKTYKKVMLFSCAINLYTGMNGQWESLLKHTQAMTTVCARSMFV; this is encoded by the coding sequence ATGGATACAGCAGAAACTGTTGATAATTCAAAACAGAGAGAACATACAATGACGGAAAAAGGACTTGAGTTGTTTCACACAACAATGGATAAACACATAAAAACTTTAAAACGTGTTTCAAGTAAGATAGACGAACACTGTTTTAAAATTACTTCTGGACAAATGGACCATGATACGTTAGAATTACTCAAACTATCATtagaaaaatacattaaaaagtcTGATGACTACATCAGTTTTCTTACACATACGAAAACAGCTGAAGCGACAAGTGAACTAGAAGAACACACGAAATTTAGGGAAGACTTTGTCTACAAAATGGAAGGACTTATCCGATCAAGTATTGCTGAGACAACCGGATTTCAGCCGAAATCTACACTCAAAGAACCTTCTGTTAAATCTCACAAGAAAACTTCAAAGAAATCATTATCCAAAGCTTCACTTAGATCAAGTAACAGTTCAGTACTGCGACAAAAGGCAAAGATTACTGCAGAAACTGCACGTAAGAAACTAGAATTTGCACAAGAAGAATCAGACTTGCTGACTCAAAAGGCAGAATATGAAGCTACATGCATTATTGAAAAGGCCAAACTCGCGGCTAAAGAGAAAGGTTTATCAGCTAGAAAAGAGGCAGCTGTTGCTATGGCCGAGTTAAATGCAATTGAAGAAGATGAAACTGAGTCAGAATCTAGTGACAATGGATCAGAAATTGTAAAAATCCAATTAACGAAAAGGTATGTTGAAGACCAAAATAAAATTCTGAGTAAAGAGAATGACAAAGAGAAATACATTTCAAAGCCGTCTCAACTTGATCCTTCTGTTCCTAGTTTTAAACCTAGCAATCTGCTAACAACAAAAGAGACTGGTCAGGTTATTAAGCATGTTAAGCAAGAAGATGTTAACAACAATTTCGCTATGTTTCTGATGAAGAAGGATTTACTTTCATCGAGAATACATAAATTCGATGATTGCCCAGAAAACTATGTCTCGTGGAAGGACACATTTAAATGTGTTGTACATGAAATTGGCGCCACCGCCACCGAGGAATTGGACCTTTTGTTACAGTATACAGGTGTAAACTCAAGGAAACAAGTGATAAGCATCAAAGTAGCTAACGCAGGTTATCCGACAAGCGCACTCGAACGTGCGTGGAATCGTTTGGACAGTGGTTATGGATCACCAGAGAAAGTAGAAACTGCGTTAAAAATGAAGTTAAGTTCTATGCCGAAAATCACTTACAAGGACAAAAACAAACTATATGAACTCTCAGATGTTCTGGCTGAGATTCAAGCAGTAAAGGAAAAACCTCAATATTCTGCACTGCTGAGTTTTTATGATACATCTATGGGTGTTAATCCGACAATTTCAAAGTTACCAGCAGGATTACAAAGTAAATGGCGTGATCGTGCAGCCTCTTACAAAAGAAAACATTGTGTCATTTTTCCACCTTTTACCTTCTTTTGTGACTTTGTTCTTGAAATGGCAGAAGTAATGAATGACCCTAGTTTTGACTTTGAATTTAGTGGAATGTCTCATGAACCTAGAACCAATTATCGTAATGTTTCAGTAGCAAAAACGGAAATTGATAACAACACTAACACTTTTAAATGTATCATTCACAATGCGAATCATTCTCTTGATGACTGTCGTGTTTTTCGACACAAGACACAGGATGAAAGAAAATCACTTTTGAAACAGCACGGTATCTGTTTTAGATGTTGTGTTTCAAAGCATCTCAGGAAAGACTGTCATGAAAACGTCAAGTGTTCGGAATGTAAAGGAACTTCACATACTACCGCTATGCATGTCTTCAAAATTGAATCTCAAGATGGAATTAAATCAAAGCCAGAAGCAAGTGTCTCAAAGTATGGCGAGGAGAACTCCCCAAAGGAGGAAGTTAATTCAAAATGCACTGAAGTTTGCAAAGGCGGCGTAGATAAATCATGTGCGAAAATTGTATTATTAGACATATTACACGCACAGAAACCAAACTCACGCATGCGTATATACGCGATTATAGATGAACAAAGCAATTCTTCACTTGTGCATGGAGACATACTTGATTACTTTGACATCGAAGCAGAGTCAAGACAATATTCATTAAGTAGTTGTAGCGGTACAGTTATGATGAACGGCAGACGGGCAAGTGGTTTTGTTGTGCAATCTCTAGATGGACAGACTCTTGAGCTTCCTACTCTCATTGAGTGTGACATGATACCGAATAATCGAAATGAGATACCTACCTGTGACGTAGCTGCTAATTACCAACACCTTGCTTCCATTGCTCAATTCATACCTCCTCTTGATTCTGAGGCGAAAATATTACTTCTTATTGGTAGAGATTTGATGCAAGCGCACCACGTATTGGATCAAAAGATTGGCAAGCCATATCAGCCATACGCACAAAGATTAAAATTAGGATGGATTATTGTCGGTGAATCGTGCTTGGACGGTGCTCACATTCCGAAAGATGCAAGCGTTTTGAAAACTTTTATAGATGTTAATGGAAAGTCTTCAGTGCTAGAACCTTGTAGTAGAAAATTTAATGTTTCTGATTGTGAACAAGACACACACCTGTTCAAGACCACGAAAGATGACGACAAACCGAGTTTATCGATAGAAGATCGAAGCTTTTTAGAACTGATGGACACTGAAATGAAAAGAGACAACAGTCATAATTGGATAGCACCGCTTCCCTTCAAACCTTATCGTAAACAGTTACCCAACAACTGCACACAAGCCTTGCATAGGGCCAGGAGCTTTGACGCAACTCTTAGGAAGAATCCCGTTAAGAGACAGCACGTTAATGAATTCATGACAGCTCTGTTTGAAAATGGGCATGTAGAACGTGCTCCAGTACTAGAACCAAATAGTGAATGTTGGTACCTACCTTTATTCGGGATATACAATCCACAGAAAAAGGACCGTATAGGAATCGTATTCGACTCATCAGCTAAGTTTCAGGGACTATCCCTTAATGATGTTTTAATGACTGGTCCTAATCTAACTAACAATTTGCTTGGTGTGCTCATCATGCTCATCAGATTTAGGACGGAGAAAGTTGCTGTGATAGCTGACCTGCAACAAATGTTTTATAGTTTCTATGCGAGTAGTAACCACAGAGATTACTCACGTTTCGTCTTCCACCTCACAAAAGAACTTGTGAATTTTATAATGAAGGTGCACCACGTCTTTTGCAACAGCCCAAGTCCTGCCGTGGCTACCTGTGGTTTACAGAAAACTGCCGATATTACTGGTGAAATGTCAGGTATGGATGTCAAGAAATACATTTATCGTAACTTCTATGTTGATGACGCACTGTCGTCACACAGTACGAGTGAAGAAGCATTTAGTTTGTTCAAAAGAGCTCAGTCAGCTCTACCATGTCTACTAGAAGAAGGAAATTTACGGCTACACAAAATTTGCTCTAATTCAAGTAAAGTTTTGTCGGCATTTGAGAAGGATTACTTAGCAAAGAACCTCTTCGAGAAGCAGTTGAAAGGTATTCAGCATCTCGCAAATCAGTTCTGGCACCGATGGAAATCTAAATTTCAGCCGGACCGTAAAACGTACAAGAAGGTGATGTTGTTCTCATGTGCGATAAATCTCTACACAGGAATGAATGGCCAGTGGGAATCATTATTAAAACACACACAAGCGATGACAACCGTGTGCGCAAGGTCGATGTTCGTTTAG